The following proteins are co-located in the Silene latifolia isolate original U9 population chromosome 1, ASM4854445v1, whole genome shotgun sequence genome:
- the LOC141649946 gene encoding uncharacterized protein LOC141649946 yields the protein MTWAIKKIEGEHNEFFFLKKNPMATTIWMVKKLESDLKAQPNMPVNSIVDLLMLKFGIEACRRTLYKVRVVSSELIFGAHEKSYNLLPAYAEMIKSTNPGSWELTTWHSPCNDGVFNFKAMFVTYTAWIRGFLRGCRPIIGVDGCHLKGRYKGMLLSAISLDSNNNIFLVAYAIVGKEMTDTWSYFFRNLKVAFQQQGMYCY from the exons ATGACATGGGCAATTAAGAAAATTGAGGGGGAGCATAACGAATTTTTTTTCCTGAAGAAGAATCCTATGGCAACAACAATATGGATGGTGAAGAAATTAGAGTCAGACCTCAAAGCACAACCTAATATGCCTGTTAATTCCATTGTTGATTTGTTAATGCTCAAATTTGGAATTGAGGCTTGTAGAAGAACTTTGTACAAGGTGAGAGTTGTTTCTTCTGAACTTATCTTTGGAGCCCATGAGAAGAGCTATAACCTACTGCCAGCTTATGCAGAAATGATCAAGTCAACCAACCCAGGGTCTTGGGAACTCACTACATGGCATTCACCCTGCAATGATGGAGTATTCAACTTTAAGGCTATGTTTGTGACCTATACTGCTTGGATAAGAGGGTTTTTAAGGGGATGTAGGCCAATTATTGGTGTTGATGGGTGTCACTTAAAGGGGAGGTATAAGGGAATGCTCTTATCTGCCATCAGCTTAGACAGTAACAACAACATCTTCTTAGTTGCTTATGCAATTGTTGGGAAAGAGATGACTGATACATGGTCCTACTTTTTTAGGAATTTGAAAGTTGCATTCCAACAACAAGG tatgtattgttactga